ACCTGAAGGGAAGAAGTCCCTTGtactggaacacccatgacatggcCAGCATTTGACAATCCCCTGACAGGCCAGTCTTCCCCTTGCCCCTTCTTCCCTGGAGCTGGGCCTGGGACCCACCTCAGGCAGGGGCAGCCCAAGCAGCCGGGCCCCTGAGAGATCCAGGTCGCTGATGGTGGTCACGGTGACTGTGTGGTTGGGGTGGTCGTACTGCACTGACTCTGTCTTCGCCGTCACCAGCCGGTCCAGCTCATCTGCCTCCTCTATGTGGGGTGGGCATAGAATCGGCCCTCAGCCCCAGGGCACAGGCAAGCAGGCTCCAGCACCACCACCCCTGGAACGGCCACCACCCGAGGGGAGAGCATCTGTGAAGTCACTGGCCCACAGATGAACGTCCTAAATAAGCCGCTCCTTACTTCTTGCATAGAGACCTCAGACCTCCTGGCCCCACTCAAGATGGACCCAGTGTGACAAGGGAGTTGCTGCCACCCCCTTTCCTCCAACCTGAGTCCCTCCAGGCCTCAGAAACTGGGCTCTCTGCTCAGCATCAGTTTACCAGAAGGCTTAGGCTTCCTTTTCCTAGTCTCTGATCCCTTCATACTTAGAGGTGCCTGAGGACCACCTTCAGCCCCCAGGTCATCACCAAGACCCTCAGAGGTGGGATGATCACCTTCTGTGCAGCACCTAATCCCCACACTGAGGGATAAATCAACTCACACCTGTTGGCTTTTCTCCCACTTAAGGATGAGACTTACCTAGagcctcctctctctctgccaACATCTTCAAGTACTCCTGGTGGCGCTGAAACCCAAAGGGAAGGGAACACAGTGAGTATGGCTCTCAGCCCAACCCTGGGCAGGGGATAGCTCACCTCCAGGGAGAGTGAGACCATGGCTTGGAGTACAAGACCAGGAGGAGATGCCATCCCAAACCTTCTCCAGGTCCCAGGCCCTCAGCTTCACTACCTGTACAAACTGCTCCCCCATCCTTCTCATACCTCCCCTCACCCTTGAGGCCACCCCTATTCAGGTCATCCCAGGCACCAGAGACCTCCTCCCGGAGCTTCTTCCGCTCCTCCTTCAGCCGCTGCTTGAGCTCTTCGATGGCTGCCTTTTTCCTCTCCACCTTCCGCTTGTGGAAGCCTGTCAGGTACTCCCTACaggaaggaggcagaggaaaGTCAGGCGGGGCTACAAGGAAAGGGCTCATTCCAGGAAGGGAAAAAACACCTAACACTGTGCTCCcgatgtgccaggcaccattccaAAGATTTGCAAGTATTCACTCAATTCTCAGAACTACCTGTGTAGAAGGTACcaatccccattttgcagatggagacactgaggcacaaagaggccAGATTACTTGCCCAGCATCAGATAGTGTAAGGTTAGAAGAAAGGAAGACGCTGCTTCTTTTCACTTAATATCCAgcggggctctcagctccacGCAACAGCCAGGTGGCAGCCAGAGATTGTGGCATACACATGACAGGTAGGGGGCACCATCCACATCTCCATTACTCAGGAGATTAAACCACTTCTAGCCGGGCCTTCAAGGCCACCCTCATCCAGACCCCCCAAAACCCTCCACTGAATCAACATCCTATTTCTTCAGGACATAGACCCCCTAGTTCCACCTGTAAGCCCTGATGATGTCACCCTGGAGTTCCGCTGCTGACCCAGCATCTCCCTCTCATTATCTCGTCTCAGTCCCCTCTCACCCCCTAGTGTGGCTGCACCATTCCTATGGGTTCCGGCATCCAACACTGCGTTTTTGCCTAACCCACTAGCATGTACCAAGGGGCACTGTCTGAGTCTCCATTTGACGGATCAGACGCTGAGGTATGGAGGTACAGCTTCCGGGCCTGAGGCTGGCACACTGCAGGAGGCCAAAAAACGTctggtgagtgaatgaatgaacttaaGGCCAATCTCATTTCTTTCACTCATTCACTTAGCAGCAGCGGCTGAGACTATACTGCGTGCCGAGCCCTTGGCCTGCAGCTGGGCCACGGGGTGGAAGGTAACTCGAGACCCCGGCTTTCCGGCCGCACGTACAGAGCCGCTGCGCGAGTTggtgggctgggggggggggggcggcgggAAAAAGTAGCGTGAGAGCTGGAAGCAAGCGATTCCATTTCACTTTCATTTCACAGGGTTGGGGGCCGGAAGCGGGCGCTTCCATTCCACAGGAGAGCGGCCCAAGGGGAGGTTCTGGCCAGGCCGAGGGGGCGGGACCGAAAGGGCCCTGAGCGTGCGCGGGCGCAGCCGGGGCCTGGTCTTAGCCTTGCCCGGTGGCCCGACGGGAATTCGGTCTGGCCTTTCCACTCACCGTCGCTTCTCCTCGTCAAAGCTGAGAACGAGCCGGGGTCGCCGGTCGTCGCCATCTCGCTGCTTCTTCTTGTTACGGCCCATAGCGGTGAAGGCCGCAAGCGACGCCGCTCCAGTTCACTCCAACTACTTCCGGGTGCAGCGCTTTCGGCCTCCCGGGCGCGTCTCTCACCCAAGCGCCGCAGTTCCGCTCGCCAGGCCCCGCCCTCTAAAGGGACAAAGCCGGTGTCACGTGCGGAGCCCTTCCTGTTGCTACAGATTGGCCTGGTTCATACTAGGCTCTGAATGTCGAGTTATTAGTGAACGGCCAAAGAGAACTGCCGATGTGAACTTTTTGGTGGTCCCCAAGACTGTG
Above is a window of Choloepus didactylus isolate mChoDid1 chromosome 8, mChoDid1.pri, whole genome shotgun sequence DNA encoding:
- the NOL12 gene encoding nucleolar protein 12 isoform X1, which translates into the protein MGRNKKKQRDGDDRRPRLVLSFDEEKRREYLTGFHKRKVERKKAAIEELKQRLKEERKKLREERHQEYLKMLAEREEALEEADELDRLVTAKTESVQYDHPNHTVTVTTISDLDLSGARLLGLPLPEQEAEDRSKEEASSGEKPTRALPRKSKDPLLSQRISSLTASLHAHSRKKVKRKHPRRAQESTKKPPSATRTSKTQRRRLTGKAQHSGE
- the NOL12 gene encoding nucleolar protein 12 isoform X2, whose translation is MGRNKKKQRDGDDRRPRLVLSFDEEKRREYLTGFHKRKVERKKAAIEELKQRLKEERKKLREERHQEYLKMLAEREEALEEADELDRLVTAKTESVQYDHPNHTVTVTTISDLDLSGARLLGLPLPEEAEDRSKEEASSGEKPTRALPRKSKDPLLSQRISSLTASLHAHSRKKVKRKHPRRAQESTKKPPSATRTSKTQRRRLTGKAQHSGE